A DNA window from Altererythrobacter sp. B11 contains the following coding sequences:
- the lipB gene encoding lipoyl(octanoyl) transferase LipB, producing the protein MNRTHNDILSEVEWRRSAAPVPYLAALAEQEARNRAIAAGEAEELIWLLEHPPVYTAGTSAAPADLIDPRFEVVETGRGGRYTYHGPGQRVGYVLLDLARRGRDVRRFVHGLETWVIATLADFGVEAWAVPDRIGIWTRDVDGSEAKIGAIGVRVRRWVTMHGFALNRDPDLSHFTGIVPCGIADYGVTSLARLGISVAPEELDEALRAHAADFLAALTASE; encoded by the coding sequence ATGAACCGGACGCACAATGATATCCTGAGCGAGGTCGAATGGCGGCGCAGTGCAGCGCCCGTTCCATACCTCGCCGCACTGGCGGAGCAGGAGGCGCGCAACCGTGCCATCGCCGCGGGCGAGGCCGAGGAGCTGATCTGGCTGCTGGAGCATCCGCCGGTCTATACCGCCGGCACCAGCGCCGCCCCGGCCGACCTGATCGATCCCCGCTTCGAAGTGGTGGAGACGGGGCGGGGCGGGCGCTACACCTATCACGGGCCGGGGCAGCGCGTGGGCTATGTGCTGCTGGACCTTGCGCGACGGGGGCGCGATGTCCGCCGCTTCGTCCACGGGCTGGAGACATGGGTGATCGCCACGCTCGCCGATTTCGGCGTGGAGGCATGGGCGGTGCCCGATCGGATCGGCATTTGGACGCGCGATGTGGATGGCAGCGAGGCGAAGATCGGCGCCATCGGCGTGCGCGTGCGCCGTTGGGTGACGATGCATGGCTTCGCGCTCAATCGCGACCCCGATCTCAGCCATTTCACCGGCATCGTGCCCTGCGGCATTGCCGATTACGGCGTCACCAGTCTTGCCCGGCTGGGCATATCGGTTGCGCCGGAGGAGCTGGATGAGGCATTGCGCGCGCATGCCGC